A single Brachybacterium sillae DNA region contains:
- a CDS encoding DUF885 domain-containing protein, giving the protein MTDATTADRTRTALDALADEYVEDCARRDPFLATSLGVPGHDDQVTDYSPQALQERAEAARALLARIAQVRDEDEVDAVTRAALQERLGVEMELHEALVPHAQVNNLASPLQSRDVLDLMPTESAQDWEVMAARLERFPQALTSWAESLRFAADRGVLWARRQLELGAAQARSYADPDSGFFARLGTGSGLDGDLAQAVREGAAKAARAYLDLAEVLEELAPRAPEKDSVGREAYALHSRVFLGEQVDLDETYAWGVEELRRIIAEQEEVAARINDHYGTGAGRSVEAARAALRADPARVLHGREALQAWMQELSDRAVADLADTHFDIPEPLRRLECRIGETGSGGIYYTGPSEDLTRPGRMWWDVADGVDDFDTWSETTTVYHEGVPGHHLQVGTQTLQGQRLNRWRSLMCWTSGHGEGWALYAERLMEQLGYLEDDGDRLGMLDAQRFRAGRVVLDIGLHCELPMPQDLPGSAGGRWDYDSAWQFVAAHWSDPEPQRRFELHRYLGWPGQAPSYKVGQRLWEQLRADSDDAGVDPRDFHRRALELGSLPLSVLREALR; this is encoded by the coding sequence ATGACCGACGCCACAACCGCTGACCGCACCCGCACTGCCCTCGATGCCCTCGCGGACGAGTACGTCGAGGATTGCGCCCGCCGCGACCCGTTCCTGGCGACCTCCCTCGGGGTGCCCGGCCATGACGACCAGGTGACCGACTACTCGCCGCAGGCCCTGCAGGAGCGCGCCGAGGCCGCCCGCGCCCTGCTGGCGCGGATCGCCCAGGTGCGCGACGAGGACGAGGTCGATGCCGTGACCCGCGCCGCCCTGCAGGAGCGCCTGGGGGTGGAGATGGAGCTTCATGAGGCCCTGGTGCCGCACGCCCAGGTCAACAACCTGGCCTCGCCGCTGCAGTCGCGGGACGTGCTGGACCTGATGCCGACCGAGTCCGCGCAGGACTGGGAGGTGATGGCGGCCCGCCTGGAACGTTTCCCGCAGGCGCTGACCAGCTGGGCCGAGTCGCTGCGGTTCGCGGCCGATCGGGGTGTGCTGTGGGCCCGTCGTCAGCTGGAGCTCGGTGCCGCCCAGGCCCGCTCCTACGCGGATCCCGACAGCGGCTTCTTCGCTCGCCTGGGCACGGGCTCCGGACTCGATGGCGACCTCGCGCAGGCGGTGCGGGAGGGTGCGGCGAAGGCCGCCCGCGCCTACCTGGATCTGGCCGAGGTGCTCGAGGAGCTCGCCCCCCGCGCCCCGGAGAAGGACTCGGTGGGGCGTGAAGCCTACGCCCTCCACTCGCGGGTGTTCCTCGGTGAACAGGTGGATCTCGACGAGACCTACGCCTGGGGTGTCGAGGAGCTGCGGCGGATCATCGCCGAGCAGGAGGAGGTCGCCGCACGCATCAACGATCACTACGGCACCGGGGCAGGACGCTCCGTCGAGGCGGCCCGCGCTGCGCTGCGCGCGGACCCTGCCCGCGTGCTGCACGGCCGTGAGGCTCTGCAGGCGTGGATGCAGGAGCTGTCGGATCGCGCCGTCGCGGACCTCGCCGACACCCACTTCGACATCCCCGAGCCGCTGCGCCGCCTGGAGTGCCGCATCGGGGAGACCGGCTCCGGCGGCATCTACTACACCGGCCCCAGCGAGGACCTCACCCGGCCGGGCCGGATGTGGTGGGACGTGGCCGACGGGGTCGACGACTTCGACACCTGGTCGGAGACCACCACGGTGTACCACGAGGGGGTGCCCGGGCATCACCTGCAGGTCGGCACGCAGACCCTGCAGGGTCAGCGGCTGAACCGGTGGCGCTCGCTGATGTGCTGGACGTCCGGTCACGGTGAGGGGTGGGCCCTGTACGCGGAGCGGTTGATGGAGCAGCTGGGCTACCTCGAGGACGACGGCGACCGGCTGGGCATGCTCGATGCGCAGCGGTTCCGTGCCGGCCGGGTGGTGCTGGACATCGGCCTGCACTGCGAGCTGCCGATGCCCCAGGACCTCCCCGGCTCCGCCGGTGGGCGCTGGGACTACGACTCCGCGTGGCAGTTCGTGGCCGCGCACTGGTCCGACCCCGAGCCGCAGCGCCGTTTCGAGCTGCACCGCTACCTCGGTTGGCCCGGACAGGCCCCGTCGTACAA